GATAGTGTGGAAAGGGTCTGAAAATCATTCCtatatgcttttgttttccatctactgtatttgttttgtgtacttCTATATCCACACCTCTGGAGTACACGATATACACATTTAGACCTAAATCACATTGGGGCTTCGGAGACTAGACCGTAGGACTGGTGTGTACTTCTAGATCAGTCAGCGTTGTTGTGGACAGATTCAACTTGCAGTTCAGTGACGCTATATTTTGTGTAATGATTTATTGCATACAAATTAGCCACTAGAGGAAAACAGGGTTGCTAATTTTATATAAACCTGTGATTAGGCCGTGCAGTGAAATTAGGATTTTCTATTTTAGATCAAAATGAGTTATTTATTGCTAACAACAATCCAAAGAAAGTGAGTATTTCTTTGAGCAGAGAACATATTAAGCACTCCGAGCTTCTCTGATCTGTGACTCACTGCCCACTCTCAGCTGTTCAGAGGTCTGGAGGTTAACACGAATACTACGTGTGATTCTTTTTGAACCGCTTTCTTTTGCATTTTCCTATGACAAACCCACGTTCTTCCTGCTGGATGACAACAAAGGGTCAGCTGTTCAGTTCATCGACTAATTGACATTGGGTACTAAAATGTTGGGCCAGCAGGACTTCAGCGCTCGACGTTCTAGTACAGTCGTAGCAGGCGTaactttgtttcatttacttTGTCCCGTTTGCCGATGACTCTTTTGTAATTAACTGCATGTAGATCACCTCATGCCATGTGAATCATATTGTTCTTTCTGCACACTCTGTTCTGTAAATAACACCATGCTTATTTTATGTAGTGAGGCTTCACCTGAAAAGTTAATAAATGGGGAAAATAAGATTTCTTTTGGACCCATACAAGATAAACTTTGCAAATGACACCATATTTATTAAATACTGTACGgatataaaacaaacatttacaggGCTCAGACTTTTACTAGTGCCACGACTCTTAAGTGCTTTAAATATTGTTGGACTGGATAAAATCGTGATTTGCTCATATGAACGTAGCAGGAACATCAGGCTGATGATTCTAATAACCTGATGGAAAACATATTTAACTGAACAGTCAGTGTGAACCTGGAGACAGGGATTCGTCTCAGTTTTCCAGTGACCTCCTTGGCCCTCGTCAGTTGCTTGGGGTGGAGGATGCAGAGCTTTTGCTGTCCGTCTCAGAGTCAGTCTCCTCACTGCCGCTGCTGGCTGCTCTCGGAGCAGCTGGTCTGGATTTGGAGGTCTCCATACTACACTGAGGTTCGGAATCTTCTGTGTTCCAGCAAGTCGTCTGTGCCGTCACCGCTGGAAGGCTGCTCATCAACGTGGGTACACACTGCAGATAGGAAAATGATTTCCATAGTCAGTACAACAACTGCTCTGTCTCTACTTCACCTCTTCATCTGTCTAAAAGCGACACATTGAAGATAATCAACTCAGAACTCACCCCCGTTTCCTGACTCCTCATCAGATCCTCGATCTCATGGCTCCAACCCAGCATCTCGGCGAACCTCCGAACCGTATCCTCCATGTTCCCCAGCTCCATGTAGTCTCCTCTGCGCAGCGGGACCTTCTGGAAGGGACCCACAGCGTGTCGGTTGAGCAGGAGGCGTGGCACGGCGGCGCGCACGGTGTTCACCAGGCTGGCGAACGGCTCGATCTGAAACGCCAGGTTTAGTGTGAGTCAATCGCAACATGCGAGTCAAGTCCCTAAATGCAGAGAGCACCGTTTACCTGTAAAGACGTGCCCATAATGATAAGAAGGTCTGCTTTGGGGAAATCGTTTGTGTGGAGAAAATACTTCTGAGGAAGGTCCTctccaaaaaacacaacatccgGTTTGACTGTTGCAGCGCAGAACGTACATATGGGCACATCATCGTTCATTATAGCGttctgtaaaacaaatgcaGGTTTGCTCTGGTGTCCAGTAGAAAGAATGTCTC
The genomic region above belongs to Betta splendens chromosome 6, fBetSpl5.4, whole genome shotgun sequence and contains:
- the si:dkey-103i16.6 gene encoding NAD-dependent protein deacetylase sirtuin-3 isoform X3, with translation MQAGQSSRSRSAKASSRGGLASVARLVKLGRCKNVLVVAGAGISTASGIPDFRTPGTGLYANLEKYNIPYPEAIFNIDYFSNDPQPFFSLAKALYPGRHRPNYIHYFIRMIHHKGLLLRMYTQNIDGLEKLCGIPDDKLVEAHGSFATASCHLCYTPYPSEEAKNAIMNDDVPICTFCAATVKPDVVFFGEDLPQKYFLHTNDFPKADLLIIMGTSLQIEPFASLVNTVRAAVPRLLLNRHAVGPFQKVPLRRGDYMELGNMEDTVRRFAEMLGWSHEIEDLMRSQETGCVPTLMSSLPAVTAQTTCWNTEDSEPQCSMETSKSRPAAPRAASSGSEETDSETDSKSSASSTPSN